Within Candidatus Hydrogenedentota bacterium, the genomic segment CGGCTGCTCCGGTTCTTCGAGAAGAACCGGCTGGCCGCCCTGGCCTTCATGGCCTTCTGCGTCTTCATGCTCTGGCACTCCCTGGGGCTTGCCGCCGGGCTGGGATTCACCTTTTTCCCCGACTCCGACCGCGGCAAGGTCTCCGTGAAGCTTGAGTATCCGACCAGCTACGACCTGGAAAAGACCACCGCGCGGGTCGGGGAGGTCAAGGAGCGGCTGGCGGGGCTGCCCGGGCTGAAGCACATGGTCACCACCATCGGCAAGGTCGAGGGCGTGCTCGGCCAGGGCAGCGAGGGCGTCTATCTCGCACAGGTGACCCTGGTGTTTCCGCAGCGGACCGAGCGCGCGGAGACGGGCGACGAGCTGGTGGCGACCGCCCGCAGGAGCATGGAGGGGTACGCGGACGCGATCGTCACGGTGTCCACCCCCAGCACCGTCGGCGGGCAGTCCGCCAAGATCGAGGTGGAGATCGCCGGCGAGGACCTCTCCCTGCTCGACAGCCTGGCCCTCCGGCTGGAAAAGGCCCTCCGCGGCCGGGACGGTTTCGACGACGTGGACACGAGTGTCCGGATTGGCAAGCCCGAACTGCGCGTGACGCCGAAGCGCGAGGTGCTGTCCGACCTGGGCATGCCGGCCGTGGGTGTGGGCATGGCGCTCCGCGCCAACCTGGAGGGCCTCACCTCCGCCGTCTACAAGAAGGACGGCCGAAACTATGACATCGTGGTGAAGCTGGCCGAGGAGGAGGGAAAGGAGCAGGTGGGGCAGTTCCTGCTTCCCGGCCCCCCGGGCAGCCCGCTGCTCCTCTCGACGGTGGGCGCGGTCACCGAGCGCCTGGCGCCGATCCAGATCCTGCGCAAAGACAAGATGCGCATCACCAAGGTGTTCGTGAACAACTCGGCGGACAAGCCGCTCGGCGAGGCGGTGGACGACATCAAGGAGCTGTTCGCCACCGAGATACCGCTCCCCGCCGGCTACGTGCTGTTCTTTCCGGGGCAGTACGAGGTCATGCAGGAGGGCAACGCCGCCTTCGCCGAGGCGGGCCTCATCGCCATCATCCTCGTCTATCTGACCCTGGCCGCCATCCTTGAGTCCTTCTTCCGGCCCTTCATCATCCTGCTCACGCTGCCCCTCGGCTTCGTCGGCGTGGTGTGGGCCCTGTGGGCGGCCGGACTCGCCATCAACATGATGGTCATGCTCGGCATCGTCATGCTCATCGGCATCGTGGTGAACAACGCCATCCTGATCATGGACTCGGTGGAGCAGTACCGGGGGAAGGGCATGTCCTCCCATGACGCCATGATCACCGCCTGCCGCGACCAGTTCCGGCCCATTGTCATGATCACCGCGGCCGCCATCCTCGGCATGCTGCCCCTGGCCATGGACCAGGGCATCGGCTCGGAGCCCCGCGTCCCCCTCGGCGTCGCCTCCGTCGGCGGCATCGCCATCTCCGCCGTCCTCACCCTGCTCGTGATCCCCATCGTCTACGATTTCTTCACCCGCAGGAAGAAGCACGGCGCCGGCACGGGGCCGGACGTCACTCCGCCCGCGGCGGAACCTGGCCCAGAAGCTCCCGAACCTGCGCCGTCGGAATGATCACCACCATGCTGTCCCCGCCGGTGGTGCCGCCCTTCTGCATGCGCAGCGTGCCGACGCCCACCAGCGCGCCGTCCAGCGTGAACACCGGCGAGCACAGCACGCTGTCCGACCGGTGCGTCCCCATAAAATAGAAGGGCCGGGGCTTCTCGACCAACCCCTCAATGCGCTCGATGAAGGATGTGTGCGCCCGCTGGGCCACCGGACCCATCTGCCCCACCACCACCACCGGGTCCAGGATGGCCGGCACGGCGGCCGTCTCCGGATTGACAAAGGGCAGCGCCTCCGCCGGCTTCTCCACCGGGCGGATAAAGCCCAGGTCCAGGTCCTTGTCCCGCAGCACCAGCTCCGCGTCATGCTCCGAACTGTCCCCGTACACCATCTTCAGCGACACCAGCTTGCTCGTCGTGCCGTCCATCTCCTCGCCCATCATCGCCAGGATGGACGTCGGGTCCACCGCCGACAGCGACAGCACCGCCAGCCCGTCCCCGGCGATCACCACCGCGTTCGCCTCCGCCTCCCGCTCCCGGTCCTGCCCGCCGAAGGAGATGCTGCTGGCGATCTTCACCGTCACCACCGCGGCCCGGGTGGACTCAAACACAGCGCGCCCCTTCTCCGCGAGCTCGTCCGCCGGGGCCGCCAGGGGGGCCAGACAGACGGCAAACGCGAGAAAAACGAAAAAAGATACTGTGGAGCGGCGGCTGGGGGACATGGGGGACTCCTTCTCTGGGTTCCGGCCGATTCCGGACGCGGGTACTATAGGAGAACCACAGGGCACTTTTCCAGCCCCCGGAGGGTGTGTTCCGTTCTACGTGCCTCCGTGCCGTTGCGTCAGGAACCGTCCGCGTAGACTTCCAGCTCGGCCACGGCCATCTGGCCGCCGGGCTGGTTGGGGGCGTCGGGCTTCTCCGAGCACACGCGCACATACCGGGCCTTTTCGGGCGTATCCAGGACGATTTCCAGGGGCTCGCCCTTGTGGTTTTCCGCGCGGTGGACGGTTTTCCAA encodes:
- a CDS encoding efflux RND transporter permease subunit; its protein translation is MFLSNASIRRPVAMSALLIALAILGFNAYRTIRLEFMPKVDFPYVTVLTVYPGGSPSDIEVDIAKRVEDAVVSIDGVKHVNSVAMENVCQTLIEFQMGVDVDVAANDVRSKLDLILVDLPEGCEKPKVLKFDINALPVVTLALSGDAPVEELFDFADNLLRDRLATLSGVATVELVGGAKREVHVTLDRDRLASRGLTSMSVVEAVQKGVKTVPSGRIREKGMEYSVKFDAEYEDMAALGGLEIANENGIRTYLRDVAEVGMTTEELRQTADIDGKPAIIVKVVKKADANAVEVVNNVRGALDRLRTGLPGGMRLDWVEDDGTFIQASVDSATSNIIQGVLLTALILFLFLYNIRSTIIVAITMPLTIVIGLFFMKAVGYSLNMPTLMSIGLSVGILVTNSIVVLESILTRLQETGDPVKASRLGAGEVGIAVLASAGTNVVVLFPIIIMKSMVGFFFAPFALSMVIMTVASLFISFTLTPILCAKLLKPVPEGAGGLLALMDRLWNGALDAVTEGFIRLLRFFEKNRLAALAFMAFCVFMLWHSLGLAAGLGFTFFPDSDRGKVSVKLEYPTSYDLEKTTARVGEVKERLAGLPGLKHMVTTIGKVEGVLGQGSEGVYLAQVTLVFPQRTERAETGDELVATARRSMEGYADAIVTVSTPSTVGGQSAKIEVEIAGEDLSLLDSLALRLEKALRGRDGFDDVDTSVRIGKPELRVTPKREVLSDLGMPAVGVGMALRANLEGLTSAVYKKDGRNYDIVVKLAEEEGKEQVGQFLLPGPPGSPLLLSTVGAVTERLAPIQILRKDKMRITKVFVNNSADKPLGEAVDDIKELFATEIPLPAGYVLFFPGQYEVMQEGNAAFAEAGLIAIILVYLTLAAILESFFRPFIILLTLPLGFVGVVWALWAAGLAINMMVMLGIVMLIGIVVNNAILIMDSVEQYRGKGMSSHDAMITACRDQFRPIVMITAAAILGMLPLAMDQGIGSEPRVPLGVASVGGIAISAVLTLLVIPIVYDFFTRRKKHGAGTGPDVTPPAAEPGPEAPEPAPSE
- a CDS encoding trypsin-like peptidase domain-containing protein; amino-acid sequence: MSPSRRSTVSFFVFLAFAVCLAPLAAPADELAEKGRAVFESTRAAVVTVKIASSISFGGQDREREAEANAVVIAGDGLAVLSLSAVDPTSILAMMGEEMDGTTSKLVSLKMVYGDSSEHDAELVLRDKDLDLGFIRPVEKPAEALPFVNPETAAVPAILDPVVVVGQMGPVAQRAHTSFIERIEGLVEKPRPFYFMGTHRSDSVLCSPVFTLDGALVGVGTLRMQKGGTTGGDSMVVIIPTAQVRELLGQVPPRAE